The Sulfurovum riftiae genome segment GTGAAAATGCACTGAAACATATTTCAGAGAAAACCATGCTCAGGCTTGCCAACGACGATATCGTCCTGCCTTCGAAGTATCTGGAGACGTTCATGGAGGAGCAAAAGCGTCTTGATACCGGTAGGAATGAAGGAGAGGAACATACGAAGGTGATCCGTGCACTTGAAGAGATGGAGTATCGTCTTTTTGGAGTCGATGCGGAGAGCACTTCCCGTATGAACGGTCTTATTTCGGATGTACGTTCACTCCAGCGCTATCTCTTCTCGGACGATCTGACAAAAGCCAGGAACAGACTGTGGCTCTTCAAACACAAACTGCATGAAGACGGGACCTTCAGTGATTCGGGATTCATCGTCAGCAGCAGGGTCATCGGTCATATCGCCGTTGTAAAAGAGTACGGTCCTGATGTGGGAGATGTTCTTTTGAGACAGATCTATGACCATATGGCAGGATACATGAAAGAGCATCATTTGGAGCATGAGATCGTACGATACAGAGATGACAGCTTCCTTCTTTTCATAGCTGGAAAGGAGAGATCGCAGGTACAGGTAGATGAGGAGATGCTCAACCTGCATAAAGGTATGGAGGGATACACATTCAGACACAGGAACAGGGTTTTCAACTTCACGTTCCTCTTCGCCGTCATGCAATACCTGAAGCATGAACCGTTCAGCCTGGTGATCGATCAGCTGGATGAGAAACTGTTTGAAAAAGGCCTCTAAGGCCGATATCGAAGCGCCCTGTCCGTCACGATTTATTCACGATTGTAGTATAATATAAAAAATCGGAATACAAAAGGATTACTAATGATAAGCAGAAAACTTAAGCATTTTGGTGCGATCGGCGTACTATCTTCTGCACTGATTTTTTCAGGGTGTACACCCGAAGAGCAGGCTCTTGCCACAGGAGCGGCTTTGGGAGTGGCAACGGGTGTGGCACTCTCTTCCTACAGCTATCCGTATTATTATGGGCACCCCTACTATTATTACGGGGGCAGATACTACTATGGCGGCTACTACAGGAACGGATACTACTACTACAGAGGGCACAGATACAGAAGCGGCCACTACTACCATAACGGGTACAGGTATTACAACGGGCGACGTTACAGAGCACAGCCCGGACGCTACGGATACTACAGAAACAAAAATGAGTATAACAGATACAGGAACCGGGGCTACAGCAGGGACAGAAGCTACAACAGCAACCCGAGAAGCAACAGCCGGTACAACAGAGCAACATATGGCAACAAGAATTACAACAGACCACGCAGCAGCAGGGTTTCCAATACACCAAGAGCGGCCAATTACCGCCGTTATTGAAAAGGGTTGAAATGCACAAAGAAAAAGAGTTGACAGCAGAGGAACAACTGGCACAGTACCACAAACTCAAAACAGAGCTTTTACAAACATATCACAAACAGAAAGAAGCGCTGGAATATGCCGTGGACAATGTCGAAGAAGGTCTGATCAAAGAAAAAAGAGAAAAACTTGCCAAACAGATAAAGGCCCTCTCTGCCAAAATAGCAGAACTCACAGCAGAAGAAAGCAGCACGTGAAGATAAGCAATATCCATACCACGCTGCTGCATGCACCGCTTAAAAACCCGTTCATTACTTCTTTGCGGAGGGTCGATGCACTTGAAGACCTTGTGGTCATCATTGAATGTGACGATGGCTCCGTAGGCTATGGAGAAGGTGCACCTACACCTGTCATTACCGGTGAGACCATAGGTTCCATGAAGGCCGCCATAGAACTCATAAAACCCTTTCTGATCGGCCGTGAAATCGATGACTTCGATACCCTGCTCCACCATGTACATTCCCATATTGTCAAAAACACTACGGCAAAATCCGCATTGGAGATCGCCCTGTACGACCTGAAGGCAAAGTCCCTCTCCCAACCGCTCTACCGGATGCTTGGCGGGACCAAAAAGAGTTTCGAGACCGACATTACCATCAGTATGGGAGAGATAGACAAGATGATAGCCGACTGCCGGGATGCCGTGGCACTGGGATACCGCACACTCAAGATCAAGATAGGGGACGGTCCGCAAAAAGACATCGAACGCATCATTGCTATTGACGCGGCATTGGGGAAGGACATCGCACTGCGGCTCGATGCCAATCAGGGATGGAGCGCCAAGCAGAGTGTGGCATTGCTGCAGGGCATCGAAAAACAGGGGATTATCGCCGAATTCATAGAACAGCCTGTGGCCGCTGATGACATCGAGGGACTGAAGTACATCAAAGAGAGGGTCGAGACCCCACTGCTTGCGGATGAGTCGATCTTCTCGCTCAAAGATGCCAGGCGCCTTCTTGAAATGGAGGCCATAGACTATGTGAACATCAAACTGGCCAAAACAGCCGGTATCTCGCAGGCAGTCGCACTGGCAGACCTTTCTGCGGAATATGGCGTCAAATGTATGATAGGCTGTATGCTCGAAGGGCCTGTCTCTGTGACGGCAGGGGTACATGTTGCTTCCGCCAAAGCCGACATCATCACCATGCTCGACCTGGATGCCGTCAGCCTTCTGGCTTCCCATCCGGTCGAAACATCGGTACGTTATGAGGAGAGCCGTATTCTCCTTTCGGATGATATCGGTCTGGGTATTTCCGGCATCGAAAGTCTCTAAAACAAGCTGCGTACACACTTTATTAACCTATCTGTATTAGAATACTGCAAACCAAAAACAGAGCAGACAGATGTTTAGAAAAATGACCCTTGGTATTTTGATCGTATTTTCCCTATCCTCCCTGCTGCATGCAGCGTATATTCTCAAAGAGAGTAAACGCAGATCCAGTAAAATAGACCATATGCCAAAGCACAAAGTGGCAGATATGAAAAAGATCCCCCAGGACCCTGCCTACTATGCCAAGCAGATCAAAACCTGGCCAAAAGCCAGACAGAAACGCTCAGATGAAGCCTTCAACCGCAAATACTTCAAACCCTGGCAGCTGAAAAAGCTGGACATCCCCCTGAAGGATTTTGGCTGGGAAGTACGTTTTGTCACCAAAAACAAGATCTATACCGAGAATAGGAAACAGATCTCTGCAGCGACCTACAAACACTGGATACACAATGCCAACTATACACAGAAGAACCGTGTACGGCGCAAGGCGATCACCACTGAACGGACCAATGTCAGAGCTTTGCCGACATCGACGCCGTTCTATCTCGATCCCAGGCGTGTAGGTGAAGGCTTTCCTTTCAACTACAACCAGAATTCCGCCCTGCACATGAATGTACCGCTCTTCGTCTCACACTTTTCCAAAGACAAAAAGTGGGCGTTCGTACGTGCATCGTATGCTTTTGGCTGGGTAAAGGTGAGTGACATAGCGTTTGTCGACGATGCCTTCATTCGTGCTTTCAGGAACGGGAAGTATGCCATGACAATCAAAGACGATCTCAGACTCTATGA includes the following:
- a CDS encoding diguanylate cyclase; this translates as MHKSENALKHISEKTMLRLANDDIVLPSKYLETFMEEQKRLDTGRNEGEEHTKVIRALEEMEYRLFGVDAESTSRMNGLISDVRSLQRYLFSDDLTKARNRLWLFKHKLHEDGTFSDSGFIVSSRVIGHIAVVKEYGPDVGDVLLRQIYDHMAGYMKEHHLEHEIVRYRDDSFLLFIAGKERSQVQVDEEMLNLHKGMEGYTFRHRNRVFNFTFLFAVMQYLKHEPFSLVIDQLDEKLFEKGL
- a CDS encoding mandelate racemase/muconate lactonizing enzyme family protein, yielding MKISNIHTTLLHAPLKNPFITSLRRVDALEDLVVIIECDDGSVGYGEGAPTPVITGETIGSMKAAIELIKPFLIGREIDDFDTLLHHVHSHIVKNTTAKSALEIALYDLKAKSLSQPLYRMLGGTKKSFETDITISMGEIDKMIADCRDAVALGYRTLKIKIGDGPQKDIERIIAIDAALGKDIALRLDANQGWSAKQSVALLQGIEKQGIIAEFIEQPVAADDIEGLKYIKERVETPLLADESIFSLKDARRLLEMEAIDYVNIKLAKTAGISQAVALADLSAEYGVKCMIGCMLEGPVSVTAGVHVASAKADIITMLDLDAVSLLASHPVETSVRYEESRILLSDDIGLGISGIESL
- a CDS encoding SH3 domain-containing C40 family peptidase: MFRKMTLGILIVFSLSSLLHAAYILKESKRRSSKIDHMPKHKVADMKKIPQDPAYYAKQIKTWPKARQKRSDEAFNRKYFKPWQLKKLDIPLKDFGWEVRFVTKNKIYTENRKQISAATYKHWIHNANYTQKNRVRRKAITTERTNVRALPTSTPFYLDPRRVGEGFPFNYNQNSALHMNVPLFVSHFSKDKKWAFVRASYAFGWVKVSDIAFVDDAFIRAFRNGKYAMTIKDDLRLYDEKGKAVSFVKLGTLFPIAKDGKHYLAAKRGEKGKALIEKVSVDNPKIIAKKPLPFTSQNVAMVAKEFYGEPYGWGGGYGCRDCSATTRDFLGVFGIFLRRNSSKQAKDGQSIPIKGIPKQAKKKKIIREADPFRSLLYVPGHIVLYLGEYKGEPVIMHTYWGIRKKDGSKLVTGRTIITSTEPGKERRDTKESSRLINTLKTIVKF